Proteins co-encoded in one Sulfurimonas sp. HSL1-2 genomic window:
- the recA gene encoding recombinase RecA — MDANKQKSLELALKQIDKAFGKGTLMRLGDKEIEPISAISTGSIGLDLALGINGVPEGRVVEIYGPESSGKTTLALQITSEAQKKGGICAFIDAEHALDIGYAKNLGVDVENLLVSQPDYGEQALDIVETLARSGAVDLIVVDSVAALTPKVEIEGEMNDQQVGVQARLMSKALRKITGVLHKMNTTIIFINQIRMKIGTMGYGSPETTTGGNALKFYASVRIDVRKIATLKQGESQIGNRVKAKVIKNKVAPPFRQAEFDIMFGEGISKEGELVDYGVKLDIIDKSGAWFSYEDVKLGQGRENVKQKFKEEPALAIEIENKIRNAMGMSNIMQMDETEMNEVDE, encoded by the coding sequence ATGGACGCAAACAAGCAAAAATCACTCGAACTGGCGCTGAAACAGATTGACAAGGCATTCGGCAAGGGGACGCTGATGCGTCTGGGGGACAAGGAGATCGAGCCGATCAGCGCGATCAGTACAGGCTCCATCGGGCTGGACCTTGCCCTGGGGATCAACGGGGTCCCGGAAGGACGGGTCGTCGAGATCTACGGACCGGAGAGCTCGGGGAAAACGACCCTGGCCCTGCAGATCACGTCCGAGGCGCAGAAAAAAGGGGGGATCTGCGCCTTCATCGATGCCGAGCACGCGCTGGATATCGGGTATGCGAAAAACCTCGGTGTCGACGTTGAGAACCTGCTCGTCTCCCAGCCCGATTACGGTGAGCAGGCCCTCGATATCGTCGAGACGCTTGCCCGTTCGGGGGCGGTCGACCTGATCGTCGTCGACTCCGTTGCGGCACTGACGCCGAAGGTGGAAATAGAGGGGGAGATGAACGACCAGCAGGTCGGTGTCCAGGCACGTCTGATGTCCAAGGCGCTGCGGAAGATTACGGGCGTACTGCACAAGATGAACACGACGATCATCTTCATCAACCAGATCCGGATGAAGATCGGTACGATGGGGTACGGTTCACCGGAGACGACGACAGGGGGGAATGCCCTCAAGTTCTATGCTTCCGTGCGCATCGATGTCCGTAAAATCGCGACCCTGAAGCAGGGCGAAAGCCAGATCGGAAACCGTGTCAAAGCGAAGGTCATCAAGAATAAAGTGGCCCCGCCGTTTCGCCAGGCGGAGTTCGATATCATGTTCGGTGAGGGGATCTCCAAAGAGGGCGAATTGGTGGATTATGGGGTAAAACTTGATATAATTGATAAGAGCGGAGCGTGGTTCAGCTACGAAGATGTCAAACTGGGTCAGGGGCGTGAAAACGTCAAGCAAAAGTTTAAAGAGGAACCGGCGCTCGCCATTGAAATCGAGAACAAGATACGTAATGCCATGGGCATGAGCAATATCATGCAGATGGACGAAACCGAAATGAATGAGGTAGATGAATGA